One part of the Solanum dulcamara chromosome 8, daSolDulc1.2, whole genome shotgun sequence genome encodes these proteins:
- the LOC129899351 gene encoding protein FIZZY-RELATED 3, whose product MESTTQRRKSGINLPSTMSETSLRLDAFSSSTSSKRTSNLASSPMSNRSPRTISNLSSSPSSKSATCSDRFIPCRSSSRLHTFGLVEKASPVKEGGGGTNDGYSRLLKSELFGADFSSFSSPTGSKGGASPMSMSPSKNMLRFKTENSGPNSPYSPLVLGHRDTCLSNEVSTPPKPPRKVPKTPHKVLDAPSLQDDFYLNLVDWSSQNVLAVGLGTCVYLWTASNSRVTKLCDLGPTDSVCSVQWTREGSYLSIGTSLGQVQVWDGTQCKKVRTFAGHQTRTGVLAWSSRILSSGSRDRNILQHDVRVPSDFISKFVGHKSEVCGLKWSHDDRELASGGNDNQLLVWNQRSQQPVLKLTEHTAAVKAITWSPHQCGLLASGGGTADRCIRFWNTTNGNQLNHVDTGSQVCNLAWSRNVNEIVSTHGYSQNQIMVWKYPSMSKVATLTGHSLRVLYLAMSPDGQTIVTGAGDETLRFWNVFPSVKTPAAVKDTGLWSLGRTHIR is encoded by the exons ATGGAATCGACAACACAAAGAAGAAAGAGTGGAATTAACCTTCCATCTACAATGTCGGAAACCTCTCTTCGGCTTGACGCCTTTTCTTCTTCTACCAGCTCAAAGCGAACAAGCAATTTGGCATCATCCCCAATGTCCAACAGGTCACCTCGGACTATATCGAACCTGTCATCATCCCCATCATCTAAATCTGCAACTTGCAGTGATAGATTCATTCCCTGTAGATCTTCATCGAGACTACACACTTTTGGGCTGGTGGAGAAGGCTTCTCCGGTGAAGGAGGGAGGAGGAGGAACCAACGATGGATACTCCAGGTTATTGAAATCTGAGCTTTTTGGGGCTGATTTTAGTTCTTTCTCTTCTCCTACAGGTTCTAAAGGCGGTGCCTCCCCCATGAGTATGAGTCCCAGTAAGAATATGCTGAGGTTCAAAACTGAAAATTCAGGGCCTAATTCTCCTTATTCCCCCTTGGTTTTGGGGCACAGAGACACTTGCCTCTCTAATGAGGTTTCAACCCCTCCTAAACCCCCTAGGAAAGTGCCCAAGACACCCCACAAG GTTCTGGATGCTCCATCACTTCAAGATGACTTCTACTTGAACCTAGTTGATTGGTCCTCACAGAATGTACTTGCTGTTGGGCTCGGAACTTGTGTTTATTTATGGACAGCCTCAAATAGTAGA GTGACAAAGTTGTGCGACTTAGGACCCACTGATAGTGTCTGTTCAGTCCAATGGACCCGGGAGGGGTCTTATTTATCAATTGGTACAAGTCTTGGGCAAGTTCAG GTTTGGGATGGAACTCAATGCAAGAAGGTTAGAACATTTGCTGGACATCAGACAAGAACTGGAGTCCTTGCATGGAGTTCACGCATTCTATCTTCTGGTAGCAGAGACAGAAACATCCTTCAGCATGACGTTCGTGTTCCAAGTGACTTTATTAGCAAATTTGTCGGTCACAAGTCCGAG GTTTGTGGGTTGAAATGGTCTCATGATGATAGAGAGCTTGCGTCAGGGGGAAATGACAATCAG CTCTTAGTGTGGAATCAGCGATCTCAGCAACCAGTTTTGAAGCTAACGGAGCATACTGCCGCGGTCAAGGCCATTACCTGGTCTCCTCACCAATGTGGACTTCTGGCATCAGGAGGAGGAACAGCTGATCGATGCATTCGCTTTTGGAACACAACCAATGGCAATCAATTGAACCATGTTGATACAGGAAGCCAG GTATGCAATCTAGCGTGGAGTAGAAATGTAAATGAGATAGTTAGCACACATGGGTATTCCCAAAACCAAATCATGGTGTGGAAGTATCCATCAATGTCAAAG GTTGCCACTCTAACTGGCCATAGTCTTCGTGTCCTATATCTTGCCATGTCACCTGATGGCCAG ACAATAGTAACTGGAGCAGGAGATGAGACACTGCGCTTTTGGAATGTATTTCCCTCAGTAAAAACTCCT GCAGCAGTGAAGGACACAGGACTATGGTCTTTAGGCAGGACGCACATACGCTGA